The Helicoverpa armigera isolate CAAS_96S chromosome 5, ASM3070526v1, whole genome shotgun sequence sequence CCGCCCACCAGGGGACCACAGCTAATGCCTAAAACATGTTAAGCACTCAATGAACTATCGCGTAGTCTGACCATGTTACAGAGTTATGGACTGTCTATCGCTCACCTATTCTCACTTTGAATTTGTATGTTGGCAAGGCATTGAGTGCCTCTATTATCGTAGACGCGAAGTCAACCAGAGCATATAGGTGATTCCGATCGTTCTTTCCTGACTGCAGAAAGATCGTAGATGCTTAGGTAATTTTGGGATGAAAGTAGTTTTTGTATTTCAACAGAATATGTTCTAGCAGTAATGAGGGTCTAGCTGTCGAGTATGTACACAAAACATACCTTAAATCTGGGATCAAGTCCAGAAGCCACCATGTATGTCCCACTGATGGTCTTAATTTTCTCAATGCATTTATATTTTGTCTCCAATAGTAAGTTGTCAAAGATaactgaaataaacaatttataaactCATACTTCCACTGATTTcatgtacctaaatatgtatgtatgacatgtttttttcttacgTATTATGCGGTTGATTGCACGCAAGCCCTTAAATGCGTCTCCCGTTTCGAACAACATATAGACGTCTGATAAGGACGCAAACATCACACCCACTTCGTCATGTTGCTGGCAATAcagtttctgaaaaaaaaaacataataacattttccTCCTGAAGTGCGTTTAGAccaaaacaaacgaaaatctAAAGCTAGAACAAGAGCATTGTTCGTCTTTTTGGGTAAGCGAATACATGTGTCCGGTAGGTATACTCACGTCTGGGTGCCAATCCTTGCTTAGAAAATGTTCAACCACATGGTCGGGTAATATATGGCCGAGTAACTGTTTGTGCATATTCTGCGCAAACTCCATTCGCTCAAGGTCTGTTTTCGCTTGTCGCTTCCACATAAAGTCCAGCCGTGAAATCACTTCTACTTGACGAGCGTGGACTACTACCACTATTAGGAAACCGCAAATTAGAACTAGCATTTGTGCTGACAGCAAGACCCTGGAAAGTAGATGACAGTCTTGATGTAAAGCTCTTTTGGTGTTAAATCTGTACTATCGATAGTTGCTAAGGGTGTTCAGACCTCTGTCTCTTTGAGACCCACGTTACGTACGTACAGAAGCGGAGCAAAGCTGCGGTGCGGAGAAAAGGAGAATTAAAATTCagggttattcccgctcggtaacaccctttcgtcaacactgttgacgatcggggaaaaaaagtttcgttcgttcacagtgttgacgaacgctggtttttatttttaaaatatggaatgacttgtcatggatttttaaaatgttttaatagattatgttagatcttttgaaacacaattaactagaaaataaaagtggccttatcatgtgcataataaacattttacacaaaaataataagtagcgttcgtcaacactgtgaacgaacgaaacttttttttcccgatcgtcaacagtgttgacgaaagggtgttaccgagtgGGAATAACCCCAGACATAATGCAGAGTTTTGCCGCACTGCAGCTTCACTTCGGTTGTATGGACAGCGGACAGGCAAACTTAAACAGAAAATCCTATTATTCAAGGCCAGTAATTTTGAAAGCAAGTAAGTAACCTTGAGAACTATTAAACGCAGGTTACTTACGTATCTTCGATGTCGTTATACATATAGAAGTGTACGAGCAGGATGCAGTACATTATTACATTGATGGTTGCCAACAGGGTCTTGATCAAGTAGTACAGCTTGAGCACGGACGTGAGTGCCACCAGGCACAGCACCCACGTGAACACCACGTACTCCGGACGGTAGCACTCGTCTGGTGAAGAAATTCTGaacaattgtatttttgttttctctcTTTTGATCTCTCTCTCGAGTCTTTGTTATAACAAAGCATGACTTAGCTACTACTAGCTAGCTTTCGAAGTATCAAAAGATGGTGTCATCctactgaaattataaatttgtgAATTTGGATATTTAGATGATGCCGTGAATTGCATTTGTGGTTCCCTTAAGGAAACGATAGAAACCGCAGGTggaactttaatatttatattactaaTAGAACTCACCTGTATCATTATCACCATCTGACAAAGTGGAATTATGGAGAGTGAAGTTTGTAGAGTTTGTATTGTTGGTGACAGCTGGGTGCGACGATGACAGCGGACAgatatacaattttaaagtgCTGCAAAAAGATAATcggttagttttaatttattacctaaGTATTACTTACATTAAATTTCGTTATTATAATTCCAATCATTATTGCGGACATATCACTGAATGGGAAGGGAGTGAGcttcagtatgacgagtgacaagGAAGAATGGAAGCGAAAGACTTATTGCGCctatcccaaataaaattggaaacagggcaggaagaagaagaagaagattgcGGATATGCACTACTTCTTAAGATTGTAAACATTCTCAATTCTTTTCTTTGATATCTAGAATCAAGTTTACCGCTTACTAAATAAGGTTTTGTGAAATTGTGAGCTAACAATGCGAAATTCTAAATTGGATAACATAACAGAACTGTTTGGATCTTAATTTACCTTGATAGAGACATGACGAAGATGAAGAAGCAGATATGCATGACTCTCAGGATCCGTGTGCTGTTGATCTTGGCTGATGACGCGACGAGGTGTCGGTGGAGGTAGGGGAACTCTTGGACCATCACCAGCAAGAAGCAAAGAACGAGGGGTATCGTCATTACTGTGAGAACAATCATCAGGTTCCGGCAACTGAAATACCATCAGAtcgtttatttttgcaaaacagTCTCAACAACAAAGAGGTGGAGAAATtcaatgaaaaagtatttttgatgTCAATTGACATCACCCCCTTTTACATGTTTATCTTTAAACCCACTTGTAGTGTGCTACGATTTGCACAGCCACCACAAACAGCCACAGCACCAGGCAGCTCATGACGTTAGACTTGAAGGTCTCTTCATCCAGTACTGAGAAGCTAGACTCAAGAGCTGGCCGGTTGAATCGTAATGACCAAGCGTTCATGTGCCTTCTGCAAGCTTCGATCAgttgatttaatttttcttcttcCTGAAAGTAGAATGAATAGAAAGGTCTTACGTTTCCTCAATCTTAATCTATATTTAGACCGAACAAGGCATCTTTATAGCCGTCATCTTTATGCTCCTGTAATAATTTAATGGAGCCATCTGTTCTCATGTAATAACATCATTCCTGACCATGAAGAGAAGCTTTTTAGAGTCAGCAGTACTCACGTCAACGGCTTCAACATCAGTTCTTCCTTTAATCTCGCTTTCCCTTCTATCTCCATGATAGTACTGAAACAATGGAGAACAATTGGTgtcattttaactttttttaatgtgCCAAAACTATTATAAGATACCTCTAATAAAATGATACAATAGGAAGGAATTTAGAAAACTATCATAAAGGATTTCTCTCACTCTCACAGTTGTGTACAGTGGGAAGATACTAAAAAGacaattttaaaaaacaatGGCTTACATTTTCGAAGGGCATTTCAGGTTTCCAATCTTCGTCCTCAAAGCCGCGTCGTAATCGACGAAGTGCCTTATAGTTTGGTCTCGGCGGTGCTGGTACAGCCAAGAGGTTAGACTGATTGACTTTTCGGCATGTTTCTGATCCATTTTCCAGCCTGAGAATATCGGATTTCACTTTACACGTCCAAAATGTTGTTAAGCAAATGTATTGACATTCTACTTTGTTCTGTGTCATAAATAAGTCCAGCAAGTAACCAGCCAATATGGTTTACCTTCGAACAGAAGTTTTCTTAATTCTTTGTGGCTGCTCCAAAACTGAAATGAAGTATGTGGCTGGGAGGTGCGCCTGAAGGTATGGATCCCGTGCTCCTCCATCACCTGGTTCTACTTTGAAGGCCCCTTTCAGGTACTCGAAGGTAGAAGACGAAATGTGGACGCGGCTGAAAGGTAGATTTTTGAAAGTGAATGACACTAAGTGTTACTTTTTGGTATCGTCAGATAATTTAGTAATAGACCCTCTAAAGCCTCTCATGGAGGGTAACCCAAATAGCCATCAGAGTGTCTACAGTCCAAAAGAAAACGTACCCAGGCATGCCACTACTTTCAATGCGGTTCGCAAGTATGACGTCACGGGACCACAGATCGAGTTGCCACTTCAGCTGCCCCAGTACTCCGCAGAGCACTTGGCCGCTGTGGATACCGATTCGCATGTCCAGGTTCATCTGAATGAGTAAAGAGGTTGCAAACAGAACAGCTGTGTGTTCGATCCTGAATTGGTAAGCAAGATAAGGAAAATGACTCCCTTTAGCTTCCTATGAACTTGAATGTTATTTATACCATGCCACCACACAATAAATTCATCAAAACTTTTAGTTTTGATGAatttattcatcaaaacttTTAGTTTTGATGAATTTATTGTGTACGAACTAGAACATCAGCTTGTTTGTTAAAATCAGCATATTAATTGGGGGTACTCGGAATTTAAATAATCGTGTTAGTAATATAGTAGTCTTATTATGGGGTATCAGGTGAGGGATCTGAAAAGCATTCGCTTCAGGTGGAGTGTCGGGAAACCTTTAGACAGACTGGGAGTCGATCAGGAATTAGTAATTATTAGTTACCGCTATTTCTTTTCTTTGTAGTCGTATCTTGCGGATGGCGTGAATCATTAAAAGTCCGAGGTTGACGCAAGAGTGCGCGTGATGCTCATATTTCTGCAGAAGACCGCTGACGCAGAAGTAGCAGTCACCCAGCAGCTTGATACGTAAGCAATTGTTCTCCTGGAAAACAATGGGACTTTCGAGTATAAAAAGCTTTATTAATACTTCTCCGTAGTTTCAAATCGTAAGTCAATCTTACCGAAGCTAACTTGTCAAAACGAGCGAAGAGTTCATTCAGCAACTCCACCAACTCTTGGGCGCTGCATTTGCTGGACATTTCTGTAATGTGCATAAGTTTAAATTGAGGACCCATGGGAGCACGGTGTACAACTCCTAAAGGAGACGGTCAACCTTTTCAGGAATTATCTGGTCTTCGTATGTAAAGGAAAGAAGCTTACCGGTGAATCCCTTGATATCAGCGAACAATATGGACACATCATGTCGCTGGTATGTGACTACGTCCAATAGATTCTGAACATCTCCTTCTTCCTCACACAAGTGGGTAGAAATCTTTTTTGCCAAGAAATCGGGTATCACTGCAAGTTTAAGATCTGTGGTggacaaaatatttaagatcTGTGGTGATGTGTTATAGTGGACcttcatgatatttttttattataattgttccATCTACGCGATACAGTAATCTGTCCCCCTAACTACCCTAAATTTTAGATCTCTCTTTTTTAAACCAATATGTATATcgtcaatattttcatttaggAGAAAATTGTATCGCTCACCACTTTGAATGAGATGCCATTGTCTATTGCTCTCCTTCCTAGTCTTCTCGTACGCAGTCTTTGACTTCCGCGTCTCCAGGAATACTTCTCTCTGCTCACATTCCACAAAAGATTTGGCATATAAGCCAGCAAAATTCACTGCTACATGAAGTAATGCGTTTCCTCCCAGAATGCGCAAGGCACATGCGtatttctaaaaaaagtgtCGACACAGCTAGTCAAGCTTACGAAATTAATAACAGTGCGGGCACAAGAATAGTACTGCAAGAATTTAACGTGCGTTTCTGGTATTTGGATGAATGTCGACATGTAGCAAATATAGGAGAATTTATCTAGTTTTGCAAAATCAGTCTTACATAGGGCATAACTTTTAAACAGCCtgttaagaataaataaaacagcaattttTACCAACTTACTTGACAATTAGCGACGACCACATCGGGTTTCGTGTGTATCTGAACCATATTCGCTATCATATGTGCCAGGAATGTGAGGATCCCGATGGTAATGCACCagcccagagacagtgggaacATCGCGTAGGGTACAAACACTATGAACAACATGTACCACACTTGGTTCGCAAACTCTTGGAGACCGATCACTTGTTGGCTTAAACCTGATCATTTAGAAAGATGATGATTTAATGAcaagtagttttaaaatttGGAGAGATTACCTCAACAGCAAAGTCCATATATCTAGAAGTCGTCTATGTATACATGCCttgaacaattaataaaatccaGGTGACTCCGGCTGCCCAATGAAGATAGTTTGAGGCGAAGCGTGGCCAGAAGCAGATCGAGCATAAACACACGTTGCAAATCATGAAAATTGTCGTCCATAGGATTTGCTGCAAACTCAGCTCCAGTGCTGTAAATACGGACATTTTATGAAGGTTTAGGAAGAacgttaatataaaattaattaaagaattaaagtggtaaattattttgatacaattttggaagattctttttttgcaaatatcaaGAGAGTCATTCCAAATTCTAAAATGCTTATACAGGAGCCTGTATGTAACCTGTGGATCTTAATTCTCTTTAATTTTGGCAAAATATATGGTGGTGGTAATATATGGCATTTCGTACGTTGAGTAAAACAGTAAAACTTACCATCTACGATGCCAACTGTGTAGATGATTATTAGTCCAACCTGAAAGAGAAGATCAGTTTACCTACTCTTACTTCTTTGTACTTATGTATAGATCTTAAAcaaacattgataaaaaaatggaTTCTTACTTTCAGTGCCAAATCTATAAGGTTCACCAAGACTATGGATTTCTGTCGCTGTCTCCTAGAAACCTTTTGGTATGATCGTTCATCTGCTTTGTCCTGGAAAACAGACAGGCTTTAAAAATTGAACATTTATTTCTCCAGTGTCTGATATTCAGTGCTGTCGTTTGAAAGGCTCAGCTGGAGGAATGATATTATGTCACTGGGACGCACACAAACGGTTATTCTGGTCTGTATTATTTCTATATTACATCTACTGCGTACTTAACTAGTCTTTATGACGATGGAATTTCTTCTGAGACGATGCTTTAATATCATGTTGTTGAAAACCTCAAAATACGGGCTTACCAGAAAACTGTCTGCGATGGTTGGACAGTATATCCCTCTGAAGTAGCGTGGCGAAGGCATGGTCGCCGACGCTGCTAGaaacaaaatctaaattaaCTAAGTTACCTATACGCTGTAAGCATttgtaataatacaataatatatgaggaagaataataatttgtttcattCAGATGGATAAAGGTAGAGGAAAGGACGATAAAAAGATGGAGGGATGGTGTGAAAGACTATAAtaatatggctggaaagaatgtcCCAGGTGAGGCGACGCCAGATAGAGGAGTATGGGAGAGGAAGACATGCTGCAAAGACCGACCGGGGGATATTGAGGATTCAGAAAGTTGCTCAAACAAAGCTTATCGAACTCTTAGCATGCTTTAGCAAGTGTATTCATTGACACATGCGTGTTAATTGGAGTAAGTATGAATACGAGTACCTAGTTCTTATTTTTCTGTCTTAGTTAGGTATCTCATAATTTTGGAATTTGGAAGGACTGGTCTCTCATCTTTCTTGGTAAACATCACAACATTTGCGATAATGTGCATAAAAATGTGactttgttattttggtttgttattaaattttcCCGGATTTATCTTACAACATTCCAGTCCATATATGCAATAATTAGAATGAGGTGCGCGCATAaggaaaattaagtaaatatgataataacaataactCAACTAAGCATGTTTTttcggttaaaaaaatatgaactaattaaaaatttacttCACGAAAAAACAGTAAGTAATTCGATATGAAATATCTCTAATTAATTGAGTAGTCAAATAGGTTTTACTTACctaataagtattttgttgTATATCCTTTAGTGAGTTTTACAGGGACAAGACATCACCACGAACACacagtagattttttttttagaaaattatattagaatgagtataattttatatacctTATAACACTTACCTTGACGCTCACTTTCTTGCATTTTAGCAcacaggtaaaaaaaaacaaaaaaataaaattccttgCAAATGTAAAAACGTCTGTCAACAACAAGTGCGATTTATGCAATATCcttacctatataaataagTGTAAATTCAGCATAAAATATACTGTTAATTAAAGTaacgtgtgcgttcgcgcagcggaatgttgttgaatttaaagattttaattatgaagataattagtgtaagacgtcctatatttgtgtatggtaaataaaaatttgtgtatgcagccattgtggagaaattcaccaaaaacagattccgctgggcgaacgttggcgaacgttgtcctggcggaactttttttaatccatagactttagaagaaaagagatgtgtccgaaaattagtgtgtatttgtgtataattgattatgtatgaatgaaatcagtgcatgcataaacttcggagaaattcaagtttccgctacgcgaacgtttggccattagctagttttcatataaagcgcttacatagagagctgtagatttttacatacgttgttttgaatttgtttatatttgtttaaaaaacagatttagaaaaagtcgtagggtttaaaagataaaaatataaacgtaaaatacacttattaggtcttagttcttaaagtatgcagtttggggtctagattttcacgtttacacaaaccttgtcagtgtctccaacatgttgccaagtatcaatgatgttccgttagtaattaaaaagttataggatattttaccatgaacagatcactgtttacaaagcagtcgaatatcacgacgttctaaaggaattgcattgtaaaatgtatgccaataattagtttaatcgttcaactattcacttgctaaatttcatgtcattaaattcagtaattaaagaaagacaattataatactgacgaagcatcgaaaccctacataatccgaccaagttcggatagctacaaaaaagcggccgtgccatatgtctaagcaacgttcttaacttggaaggttagtatatttattaatatggtacagttgcgtacacaagcgttaggaaaaaataaaacaattgcatttcttgaatgaatttttttttaaaataataatgccactatctacgacattttagttaaaatacgtagcgtttattaacgttatttttaatcacgtagtcaagtaatttatgtaagtaataataataaaaatatttttgtacacggatatttaaatagagaagtacttgttaattgaagatttatttttatcgtagatagtggcattattattaaaaaaatatttttcaatcaagaaatacaattgttttatttttcctaacgcttgtgtacgcaactgtaccatattaataaatactaacctatcaagttaagaacgttgcttagacatatggcacggccgcttttttgtagctatccgaacttggtcggattatgtagggtttcgatgctccgtcagtattttaattgtctttct is a genomic window containing:
- the LOC126054915 gene encoding adenylyl cyclase 78C-like, which encodes MQESERQAASATMPSPRYFRGIYCPTIADSFLDKADERSYQKVSRRQRQKSIVLVNLIDLALKVGLIIIYTVGIVDALELSLQQILWTTIFMICNVCLCSICFWPRFASNYLHWAAGVTWILLIVQGMYT
- the LOC110376583 gene encoding adenylyl cyclase 78C, with amino-acid sequence MLFIVFVPYAMFPLSLGWCITIGILTFLAHMIANMVQIHTKPDVVVANCQKYACALRILGGNALLHVAVNFAGLYAKSFVECEQREVFLETRKSKTAYEKTRKESNRQWHLIQSVIPDFLAKKISTHLCEEEGDVQNLLDVVTYQRHDVSILFADIKGFTEMSSKCSAQELVELLNELFARFDKLASENNCLRIKLLGDCYFCVSGLLQKYEHHAHSCVNLGLLMIHAIRKIRLQRKEIAMNLDMRIGIHSGQVLCGVLGQLKWQLDLWSRDVILANRIESSGMPGRVHISSSTFEYLKGAFKVEPGDGGARDPYLQAHLPATYFISVLEQPQRIKKTSVRRLENGSETCRKVNQSNLLAVPAPPRPNYKALRRLRRGFEDEDWKPEMPFENYYHGDRRESEIKGRTDVEAVDEEEKLNQLIEACRRHMNAWSLRFNRPALESSFSVLDEETFKSNVMSCLVLWLFVVAVQIVAHYNCRNLMIVLTVMTIPLVLCFLLVMVQEFPYLHRHLVASSAKINSTRILRVMHICFFIFVMSLSSTLKLYICPLSSSHPAVTNNTNSTNFTLHNSTLSDGDNDTDECYRPEYVVFTWVLCLVALTSVLKLYYLIKTLLATINVIMYCILLVHFYMYNDIEDTVLLSAQMLVLICGFLIVVVVHARQVEVISRLDFMWKRQAKTDLERMEFAQNMHKQLLGHILPDHVVEHFLSKDWHPDKLYCQQHDEVGVMFASLSDVYMLFETGDAFKGLRAINRIILIFDNLLLETKYKCIEKIKTISGTYMVASGLDPRFKSGKNDRNHLYALVDFASTIIEALNALPTYKFKVRIGISCGPLVGGVIGARKPVYDIWGNTVNEASRMESTGDFNLIQVPSHTRQLLKDQFILKLRGEVQVKGKGLMETWWVPSGQYWTPDPDYKKKLAAARHEMTIRHLQMSGHLMDNEIDRVPQERRKFIDIARRIVSRAFLRSAHRTNSVSKRLILDPEDRWHKSNLLPPDPSDDDAEETPLHPFASLLYSVQRTNQHIHTHPLYTSNEFLAEAVDSPQRKQPNGTNLPHNDDRVSAKEHGLVVPPPPPPLPNTHGASTSAESVVSNPPPPPPLPHHGRPRN